In Eubalaena glacialis isolate mEubGla1 chromosome 4, mEubGla1.1.hap2.+ XY, whole genome shotgun sequence, one DNA window encodes the following:
- the SPZ1 gene encoding spermatogenic leucine zipper protein 1 produces the protein MPWSSTLLIQPEMEVPTLSKTLKSPDLSEESLDPRIIIALFEIGSLPPVSCSSLPSLKNSDHEATEQQIAKKFENLLKEIKDIVKHMTSYEEKVIETKESFEETNISEDVSELKEKIRELDKINKVLLEKLLASWDLGKEQNSKKQEMMLENQNSKDTMQGCARDLVNCSEEKRALHETQLSKEKAKHRFPLVQEENIKLRDNMEQLLQEAKHWSVQHTELSELIKSYQKSQTDIKTLENNGAHSPTQTNNGMSAKHELEEQVRKLKQDTYSLHLIAALLENECQILEQRVELLKELHHQKEGPLQGEPIQINYEQNKKEQKLSEAEKVKIHKQNMQEMFQKGDQFYRSLDVCHKKKARNNLFNTHIARRALVGKKRPASSLS, from the coding sequence ATGCCCTGGTCATCAACCCTACTAATTCAGCCTGAGATGGAAGTGCCCACCCTCTCCAAAACGCTTAAGTCTCCTGATCTCAGTGAAGAGTCTTTGGACCCTAGGATTATCATTGCCTTATTTGAAATTGGATCACTTCCTCCTGTTTCTTGCAGTTCTCTCCCTTCCCTAAAAAATAGTGACCATGAAGCAACTGAACAACAAATTGCAAAGAAGTTTGAAAACctcttaaaagaaattaaagatattgTTAAACATATGACAAGTTATGAAGAGAAGGTCATAGAAACAAAAGAATCTTTTGAGGAAACCAATATCTCTGAGGATGTGTcagaacttaaagaaaaaatcagagaacttgataaaataaataaagtactatTGGAAAAGCTGCTTGCTAGTTGGGACTTAGGGAAAGAACAGAACTCAAAGAAACAGGAGATGATGTTGGAAAACCAGAACTCCAAGGACACCATGCAAGGTTGTGCAAGGGATTTGGTAAATTGTTCAGAAGAAAAAAGAGCCCTTCATGAAACTCAACTAAGTAAGGAAAAAGCAAAGCACAGATTCCCTCTTGttcaagaagaaaatatcaaactGAGGGACAACATGGAGCAATTACTACAAGAAGCAAAACACTGGAGTGTGCAACATACTGAGCTCAGTGAACTAATAAAATCCTATCAGAAATCTCAGACAGACATCAAAACTCTTGAAAATAATGGCGCCCATTCCCCAACTCAAACGAATAATGGGATGTCCGCTAAGCATGAGCTGGAAgaacaagtgaggaaactgaaacaagACACATATTCACTGCATTTGATTGCAGCTTTGCTGGAGAATGAATGCCAAATCTTAGAGCAGAGAGTAGAGCTTCTCAAGGAACTCCATCATCAGAAAGAGGGACCTCTACAAGGGGAGCCAATTCAGATAAACTATGAGCAGAACAAGAAAGAACAGAAGCTATCAGAGGCAGAGAAGGTCAAAATACATAAGCAaaacatgcaagaaatgtttcaaaAAGGAGACCAATTCTATAGAAGCCTGGATGTTTGTCATAAAAAGAAAGCTCGTAATAATTTGTTCAATACTCATATTGCAAGAAGAGCTCTTGTAGGAAAAAAGAGGCCAGCAAGCAGCCTAAGTTAG